A segment of the Bacteroidia bacterium genome:
GAAGTATCTACTTCAATTTTCTGGATTTGCTGATGCAAACTATCGGCTTCTTTTCTTTTTTTGACCAACTCTTGCAGTTTTTCTAACTCTCGTTTAGTCTTTTCAGATTCAGCTATGGCTTCATGGTCTGGAGTTCCCAATAATTTAGGTACACTTGAAAACTCTATTTTAAATTCTTTGTTATCTCTGATAGGAATGCATATTTTTTGAATTGCTTTGTGCCAATACGAAAGAAGAAAAATAATTGCTTGGAATAATACTAACCACAAAATAACTTTCGCAGGTACACTCCGCATAAATAACCGTAGCACAAATTTAGCCTATACTTTTTTTGTTGCACTTTGTATTTGTTGTAATTTCTGATTAAAACGAGCTTTGTCTATAATTTTTTGAGTTTGAGTTCCTTTGGCAATTAACCTTTCTCCTACCTTTACTTCCACAGAGCAAAATACAGTGTTCCCTTCTACATACTCTAATGTAGCCGTGTGCAGGGCAACTTCACCTAACAGACAAGGTGAAATATGTTCTATACTGAGCTGCGTACCTATGCCTTCTTCACCGTTTTCTAACATTTCTAGTACAAATAAACGACATACCCACTCCATATCTTGGGCAATTGCAAAAGTGGAATACAAAGGATGTACTACACCTGTATCAAATTTTGCAATATGAGCTTCGGTTACATGTCGTTCAAAATACTTTTTATCGCCTTTTTGAAAAGGATTTTTCATATTATTCTGAAAAGCAAAATTATCAAGGTTTGTGAACAAAAAATACTTTACTTGCCAATAAACGAAATTATGGTACTGTTTAGATTGATTTTGAATACGTTAGTAGTTCTATGACTAATTCAAGTGTTTTTGACTAAATTGCTGTAAATTTAGATGAATATGCGATGGATAATGATTGTAATTTTACTTTGTTCAAAACTATCTTGCCAAGAACCCTACAAACGTATAGGTGCAGATTTGACTCTGAAACATCACCCTATTTTAGCTAGCTATCGTAATGGTAATTTTAAAATAGAACTTCACGATAGCGATATACTACTACAACGCAAATTTTGGGGAAGAAGGTATGAAGAGCTATACATTCTATCGCATCAAAAAACTCAATACACTGTGGATAGTCTTATTTTGTTTGAGGTAGATAATGGTCAAAGTTTCAAAAGAATAGTATTTCCTCGCACGCCTTCTGCGTTGACGCCTTTAATGAATGCTTATTACGATAAAAACACTCCACGAGTATATGCAAACACTACCGTAGAACGATTGAATTACCTAAAACTTAATTACGCACAAAAAACTTGGGTTACAGAATTAGATACAAATCTATGCCCTGATTCATGGAAAAAAACACTGCTTGGATACAAACTATTTATAGACAAACGCAGTTAAAGAAACTTGTTCTCTACAAATTCTGACAAACTACGGTTATTAGCCCTTTGAACAACAAAGCGCGGGCTTTATTTTTTATTGTTAGTATTAGAAGTGTTATTATTAGCAGGTGTGGTGGTAGTAGTAGCAGCTTTACCGATTTTAGACTTGTAAGTAGGTTTTCCCTTACTTGAAAGAAGAACAAGGTTCGCGGCTATGCATAAGACCAAAAAAGCTGCTATAAGCGTCCATGAAGCTTTTTCTAGAAAGTCCACTGTTTTGCGTACTCCGATTATTTGTGCCGCAGTAGCAGAACCAAAAGAACCTGTTAATCCTCCCCCTTTACTGCTTTGCATTAAAACTACAAGTATTAAAAGTACAGCAATAATCATTATCAATATAGCTAAAAACTGAAACATAACCCAATTGAATTGTGCTGCAAAACTAAGAACTTATTCTCAAACTTGGTAGGAATTTTTTATTTTTCTTCTTGAACCTCAAAAGTAGGATATTTGTCGCGTACGTGCAGAATGTTCAAAAGCATATCTATAAACACTTTACGTATCGTTTCTAATTCTGCGTAGGTCAAGTTACTTTCTATCAATTGGTTTTCTTTAAGTTTGTTTTTGATAATTCTATTGACTAATTCGGTTACTTCTTCTTTGGTAGGATTTTCCAAGC
Coding sequences within it:
- the secG gene encoding preprotein translocase subunit SecG, which codes for MFQFLAILIMIIAVLLILVVLMQSSKGGGLTGSFGSATAAQIIGVRKTVDFLEKASWTLIAAFLVLCIAANLVLLSSKGKPTYKSKIGKAATTTTTPANNNTSNTNNKK